From the genome of Rubrobacter calidifluminis:
GTCTCCCGGGCGCTCGAGCGCTCGAGGACGTTGCGCAGATCACCCGTGGCGTACTTCTGCATCCCGGCGAGGTCGGCGTGCCCGGGACGCGGCAGGGTGATGGGCTTCGGCGGATCCTCCACGGGCGCGGGGTTCATCCTCTGCTCCCAGTTGGCGTAGTCGCGGTTGCGTACGAGCATCGCGACCGGGGAGCCCAGCGTGTACCCGTGGCGGACCCCGCCGAGAAACTCTACCTCGTCCCTCTCTATCTTCTGACGCCCGCCGCGCCCGTAGCCGCGCTGGCGGCGCGCAAGATCCCGGTTGACGTCCTCGGCCAGGAGCCTGAGCCCCGCGGGCACGCCGTGCACTATCGTGACCTCCGCCGGGCCGTGGGACTCTCCCGCCGTAGAAAAATCGAACCTCATATTCGTATATTCACGCCTCTCTATCTCTCTCAGGGTAACGGAAGGTTCCCGCCGCTATCGAAGAGCGCCCCACTCCGGGTAGCCGAACCGGATGCGCGGCCCGGATTACTCCGCCCTCCTGCGAGGTGGGAAGAGGCAGGGGTGGGCCGGGATACGGGTCTGCCGCGGCCGGCCTCGGAGGACGCCGGACGGGAGGATGTCCCCCGTGAGGCGGCGTGCGCCGGGGGACGGCTGGGGGTCGGGGATCTACCGGAGGCCGACGTGTGGGAGCCCTTCCTACCGCCGCGTGCCGGGGCGGGGCTCTTCTCACCGGTTTTAGCCCGGGCCAGCAGCTCCCTGAAAGGGTCCTTCGGGGGACCGTAGGCAGCGAAGGACTCGCCCGGGCCAGCCGAGGAGGTAGTGCTCGCCGCCTTATTCCCGGCCTGTACGTCCGCCGCGCGATGGAACGCGGACGTGCCAGATCCATCGTTCTCGTAAAACCTGCCTGAAAAGGACCACAGCAAAAAGAGCACGGCGAAGGAAACCGCGATCACGCCCACAGCCCATCCAACAGAGATCCTGGACACAGCCTCCCCCTATCCACCTCCAGTAGCAGCCCCACCGGAGGTGACCGGAGCAGGCGGCGCGGAGCCGCCTCCCGTCTGCCCGATGGGTGGCTGTACATAGACCTCGGCCTCGATCTGGACCTGCAGCATCCCTCCTCCCGATCCCGCCCCGGTGGTCCCCCCGGCCGGCTGGTAGGTCACCTGCGTGACCGAAACCAGGCGCGCCAGGTTCAACAGGCGGGTGTAGAAGTCCTGCATCTGATCGTATGAACCTTCGAAGGACATTGTAATCGGTATGCGGGAGAAGTCTCCACCCCCAACCGGCGGCTCCGGGGAGCCGGGTTTGATCGAAAGCTGGGTGACGCCGGAGGCCCGGGAGATCTCCTGCAGCTGTACGAGCAGGGTCGGGATCTGGGGGCTGTTCGGCAGGCGCTTGTCGAGCTGCAGAAGCTGGCGCTGTATCCTCGGAGACTGCTGCTTGACCCGGTTCAGGTGCGCCACGCTGCTCTCGAGCCGGGCGAGTTCGGCCTGCTTGCTGCTGTGCTGGCGCTGCAGTCGGGCGTAGCGGCTGCGTGCCGGCCCCAGCAGGAACACGTAGTAGGCGACGACCACGAGCACGACGGCCACGATGGCGCCGATCAGTATGTTGCGGTCGCGGGGGTTCACGGCCCACCCCCCTGCGCCCGGGGACGCCGGGAGCCGGAGGAGCCCTCCAGAGGGAGCCGCTCCCCCTCCTGCCCCACCCTCACCACCAGCCGGGAGGTGGCGTCGAAGTCTATCACCGGGCGCACGTAGGTCTTGCGATCGAGCGTCGCCGAGTTGAGGCGAGTATCACTCAGGTAAGGGAGGCTGTCCATCTGCACCAGGAACGCCGCGACGTCCTCGTAGCCGCCGAGCGCCACCCCGGTGAAGGAGACCTCGCCGGGCGGGGTGAGCTCATGTCCCGGGGAGGCGTTGACGTTCACCGGCGGGGCCTTCGCGCTCAGGCTCCTGAGCGCGGTGGAATCGGGTATCACATAGGAGAGCGCCCGGAAGAAGGCATCCCACGCAAAGCGCGAGCGGTATATCCCGTCGGCGACCTCCTCCTTCTGGTGCAGCCTCGTCTCGAGCCCCTGGTAGGGAGCCAGGGCCGCCAGGCGCGCGCGCTGGGTTGCCAGCTGACGGTCGAGACCGGCTATCTGGTCCTCCTCCGAGTTTATCCTGACCAGGAAGAGCACGTACACCCCGACCATCAACACGAGCAGGGCGGCCCCAAGGATGAGCAACAGCTGCACCGTGTTCCCCTCCCTGAGCGATGGACCCGCCCGGCCGCGCTCCTCCTCGGGGAGGAGGTTGACACGCCGCATCCTACTCCTCTAGGGCCAGTCCGGCGGCCACCGCCAGCACCGGCTCCATCACCTCGAGCTGCTCGTCGGAGACGTTCGACTCGTTGGCGGCGAACCTCCGTAGTGGCCGTCCCTTGCGAGACGCGATACCCAGTACGTCCCCCATGTACTCCGCGATCCCGGGGACCACAGCCCCCTCCCCGGAGACGAACATCTCGGAGACCTCCCGGGCCCCGGAGTATGAGTAGTGATACTCGATGGAGCGCTGCACCTCCCCGGCCAACCTCCCTACAACGCCTTCAAGCGCACGCCTGATATCGTACAGAAGGGCCCGCTCGGCTTCATCTGGGGTCTCCTCCGGCTCCTCCACCGGCTCGAACCCCAGCCGGATGTGGGGGTTCATCAACTGCTCCTCGGCCTCGTCCTCCGGGATAGAGGCGACCCCGGAGATCTCCCGCACGAAGTCCTGCGCTCCAAGTGGAACCAGGCTGGTGAGGACGGGGCCGTCCTCCTCACAGATCGCGACGCAGGTCATCTCCGTGCCGATATCGACGAGCAGGGCGGCACTCTCCTGCAGCGGGATATCCCGGGGCAGAGTCGTGCGTGAGATGGCCAGCGGCTTGAAATCCACCCCCACGGGCCTCAGGCCGGCCACCCGCACGGCCGAGGCGTAGCGAGCCACCATCTCCCGCCGGGCGGCGACGAGCAGCACCCGGTCGGAGTCCGGGTCGGCCGGGTCCGGCCCGAGCACCACGTGGTCTATCACGGCCTCCTCGAGCGGCATCGGGACGTGCTCCGCAGCCTCGAAGGAGAGGGCGCTCCTGAGGTCCGATGGCTGCATGCGCGGCAGGGAGAGCAGCCTGACTATCACCTCCTGGTTGGCGACCCCGAGATAGACGTCCCTGCCCTTGAAGGAGTGCTCTCCCCAGAAGTTCTTCACCTCCGCGGCGAGCAGGTCGTGGTCGGCGACCTCCCCCTCCTCTATCGCCCCCGGCGCGAGCCGGTGGTAGCCGACGTGACGGAGCACGAGCCCGGCTCTCGTGCGGGAGATCTGCACCGCCTTCAGCGCCCCGCTGTCCATCTCCAGCCCGACCGCCTGCGCCCTCCCGGGCAACCTGAGACGCCCCAAGCCGGCCCCCTACCCGCCCGACAAAAGGCCGAGGTAGATTTCCCAGATGTCGCGCCCCCAGAAGAGCGCCACCATCCCCCCGAAAGCCATGAAGGTACCAAACGGCAGGGCGCTGCGGCGTCCGGCCCTGCCCCCAAGCATGAGACCCACGCCGACCAGGGCACCGAGCAGGGCCCCGAGGAAGACGGCGAGCGCCGCGTACCCGCCGAGAAAGGCGCCGAGCATCCCGCCCATCTTCACGTCCCCCATCCCCATGCCCCCAGGATATAGGAGCCAGAGCAGGAGGAGCGCCGCACCTACGCCCGCCCCGGCCAGGAGATATACCCACCAGTGCGCGGGGTCTGCTGCGAACGAGAGCAGCAGCCCGGCCGCCGCCCCCGGCAATACTACTGCGTTGGGTAAGATGCGTCGGTCCGCATCGGTCGCGGCGAGCACT
Proteins encoded in this window:
- a CDS encoding PilN domain-containing protein; its protein translation is MRRVNLLPEEERGRAGPSLREGNTVQLLLILGAALLVLMVGVYVLFLVRINSEEDQIAGLDRQLATQRARLAALAPYQGLETRLHQKEEVADGIYRSRFAWDAFFRALSYVIPDSTALRSLSAKAPPVNVNASPGHELTPPGEVSFTGVALGGYEDVAAFLVQMDSLPYLSDTRLNSATLDRKTYVRPVIDFDATSRLVVRVGQEGERLPLEGSSGSRRPRAQGGGP
- a CDS encoding prepilin peptidase, producing MSLALLTALFGLLVGSFLNVVIYRVPRGLSVVWPPSHCPVCRGTISPRDNVPVLSYLLLRGRCRRCKAHIPLRYPAVELATALLFGAAGYTFGLGMDLARALVFVCVLIVLAATDADRRILPNAVVLPGAAAGLLLSFAADPAHWWVYLLAGAGVGAALLLLWLLYPGGMGMGDVKMGGMLGAFLGGYAALAVFLGALLGALVGVGLMLGGRAGRRSALPFGTFMAFGGMVALFWGRDIWEIYLGLLSGG
- the pilM gene encoding type IV pilus assembly protein PilM, which codes for MGRLRLPGRAQAVGLEMDSGALKAVQISRTRAGLVLRHVGYHRLAPGAIEEGEVADHDLLAAEVKNFWGEHSFKGRDVYLGVANQEVIVRLLSLPRMQPSDLRSALSFEAAEHVPMPLEEAVIDHVVLGPDPADPDSDRVLLVAARREMVARYASAVRVAGLRPVGVDFKPLAISRTTLPRDIPLQESAALLVDIGTEMTCVAICEEDGPVLTSLVPLGAQDFVREISGVASIPEDEAEEQLMNPHIRLGFEPVEEPEETPDEAERALLYDIRRALEGVVGRLAGEVQRSIEYHYSYSGAREVSEMFVSGEGAVVPGIAEYMGDVLGIASRKGRPLRRFAANESNVSDEQLEVMEPVLAVAAGLALEE
- a CDS encoding type 4a pilus biogenesis protein PilO — translated: MNPRDRNILIGAIVAVVLVVVAYYVFLLGPARSRYARLQRQHSSKQAELARLESSVAHLNRVKQQSPRIQRQLLQLDKRLPNSPQIPTLLVQLQEISRASGVTQLSIKPGSPEPPVGGGDFSRIPITMSFEGSYDQMQDFYTRLLNLARLVSVTQVTYQPAGGTTGAGSGGGMLQVQIEAEVYVQPPIGQTGGGSAPPAPVTSGGAATGGG